A region from the Hydrogenimonas sp. genome encodes:
- a CDS encoding MG(2+) chelatase family protein / ComM-related protein, whose protein sequence is MVERAVVPKESLDSLALIPGITLFGVETLAEAICVCKEESAGVRVDSAPIEGESVEIEGESFWFLREYPDDFIDVKGQKSAKRAALIAAAGMHNILMEGSPGCGKSMIAKRLRYILPPMSLEEILHLNQYALLGDEEPSFKPVRPFRSPHHSASKPSIFGGGTAQARIGEVALANGGILFFDEFPHFSKTVLEALREPLQDHKVLISRVNSKVEYRTRFMFVAAQNPCPCGNLLSTIHTCRCSDLEIKRYKQRLSDPLLDRIEIYVTMQEGETDAKSDLDSASMHDSVLAAFRMQKERGQKRLNGKLDEGEVEEFCTMDAEAEAVLQRGIESFGLSHRGVGNTKKVARTIADLEGSGVIARSHMLEALGFRRRA, encoded by the coding sequence ATGGTGGAGAGAGCGGTAGTCCCCAAGGAGTCCCTGGACTCTCTCGCGTTGATTCCCGGCATAACTCTTTTCGGGGTGGAGACCCTTGCGGAAGCGATCTGCGTCTGCAAAGAGGAGTCTGCCGGAGTGAGGGTGGATTCCGCCCCTATCGAGGGCGAGTCTGTCGAGATAGAGGGGGAGAGCTTCTGGTTTCTCAGGGAGTATCCGGACGATTTCATCGATGTAAAGGGGCAGAAGAGTGCAAAACGGGCGGCCCTTATAGCCGCGGCGGGAATGCACAATATATTGATGGAGGGGAGTCCCGGCTGCGGAAAGAGTATGATAGCCAAGAGATTACGCTACATTCTCCCTCCAATGAGCCTCGAAGAGATACTTCACCTGAACCAGTACGCCCTCCTCGGTGACGAAGAGCCCTCTTTCAAACCGGTCAGGCCCTTTAGGAGCCCGCACCACAGTGCGAGCAAACCCTCCATATTCGGCGGAGGCACGGCACAGGCCAGGATAGGGGAGGTCGCCCTGGCGAACGGCGGAATTCTCTTCTTCGATGAGTTTCCGCACTTCTCCAAAACGGTTCTGGAGGCGCTCAGGGAGCCTCTTCAGGATCACAAAGTTCTTATATCCCGCGTAAACAGTAAAGTGGAGTACAGAACCAGGTTCATGTTCGTAGCCGCTCAGAACCCATGCCCGTGCGGGAATCTTTTGAGTACTATCCATACATGCCGCTGCAGCGATCTGGAGATAAAGCGGTACAAGCAGCGCCTTTCGGATCCCCTTCTTGACCGCATAGAGATATATGTGACGATGCAGGAGGGTGAGACCGATGCGAAGAGCGATTTGGACTCGGCATCGATGCACGACTCCGTTCTGGCTGCTTTCAGAATGCAGAAGGAGCGGGGCCAGAAGAGGCTCAATGGAAAGCTTGATGAGGGTGAAGTGGAGGAGTTCTGCACTATGGATGCGGAGGCCGAAGCTGTTCTGCAAAGAGGTATAGAGAGCTTCGGCCTGAGCCACAGAGGGGTGGGAAACACCAAAAAGGTGGCCAGAACCATAGCCGATCTTGAGGGAAGCGGAGTCATAGCTAGAAGCCATATGCTCGAAGCTCTCGGTTTCAGGCGGAGGGCTTGA
- a CDS encoding molybdopterin-guanine dinucleotide biosynthesis protein MobA — MPCVIFAGGRSSRMGRDKSLLPFCGFSTLTEFQYRRLKPHFKAVYISAKREKFPFEAPVILDGPEHEVYAPSAGLIRVFESLEEDKVFILSVDTPFVGIEEIAKLAEAAAGSGFDAVIAKSPNGIHPMCGIYSRSILPAVRRAADEGNYRLTDILRISDTSYVEFPFDDPFFNINRPAEYESALKNFT; from the coding sequence TTGCCCTGCGTAATCTTCGCAGGCGGCAGAAGCTCCAGGATGGGAAGGGACAAGTCGCTCCTCCCCTTTTGCGGTTTTTCCACATTGACAGAGTTTCAGTACCGGCGCCTGAAACCGCACTTCAAAGCTGTATATATCAGCGCCAAAAGAGAGAAGTTCCCGTTCGAGGCACCCGTGATCCTGGACGGTCCCGAGCATGAAGTCTATGCTCCGTCCGCGGGGCTCATAAGGGTTTTCGAGTCGCTGGAGGAGGACAAGGTCTTCATTCTGAGCGTAGACACCCCTTTCGTGGGAATAGAGGAGATCGCAAAACTGGCGGAGGCTGCAGCCGGAAGCGGCTTCGATGCGGTAATCGCCAAAAGCCCGAACGGAATCCACCCGATGTGTGGCATATACAGCCGCTCCATACTTCCGGCTGTCCGGAGAGCGGCCGACGAAGGGAACTACAGGCTCACCGACATACTGCGGATATCCGATACATCATATGTCGAGTTCCCTTTCGACGACCCCTTTTTCAACATCAACAGACCGGCGGAGTACGAGTCAGCGCTGAAGAATTTTACCTAG
- a CDS encoding putative membrane protein YeiH, with translation MMIAPVLIILGIIISMAARKSGAEAGKVKLVIPWFAVWFVVMSGINSLNIIPEAVVADINEVDTFLLTMAMTALGMETNAAKFKQAGIKPILLALLMFVWLLVGGYFVTKWAVALF, from the coding sequence ATGATGATAGCCCCGGTTCTGATCATTCTCGGAATCATCATCTCCATGGCGGCCAGAAAGAGCGGTGCCGAAGCCGGGAAAGTGAAGCTGGTCATCCCCTGGTTCGCGGTCTGGTTCGTGGTTATGAGCGGTATAAACTCACTGAACATCATCCCGGAGGCGGTCGTCGCGGATATCAACGAGGTAGACACATTCCTTCTGACTATGGCGATGACCGCACTCGGCATGGAGACCAACGCCGCCAAATTCAAACAGGCCGGCATAAAGCCGATCCTGCTCGCACTGCTGATGTTCGTATGGCTTCTTGTCGGTGGGTATTTCGTCACGAAATGGGCCGTAGCTCTCTTTTAG
- a CDS encoding 3-isopropylmalate dehydratase large subunit, producing the protein MQQTITEKIFSEHAGREVSAGEIVRCPIDMVIGNDITTPISIRAFEESGATKLANPDGFSIVMDHFIPAKDIASANQAKISREFAYKHDLKHFFDEKDMGIEHALLPEKGLVVPGDVIIGADSHTCTHGALGAFSTGMGSTDLAFAMITGGNWFKVPETIKVVFSGKPGEHIYGKDLILELIRMIGVDGALYKALEFTGDTIEYLGMDDRFSLCNMAIEAGAKSGIIACDDITKEFLADKDLAREPKFHYSDPGANYCRVVEIDVSKLEPVIAYPHLPSNGKPISQAVADDLKVDQVFIGSCTNGRLSDIKIAAEIVKGKRVARHTRMIVTPATQKILKAAEKAGYIDILIDAGAVVSNPTCGACLGGYMGILGDNERCISTTNRNFVGRMGARSSEIYLANSAVAAASAIAGKITDPRTLE; encoded by the coding sequence ATGCAACAGACAATCACCGAAAAGATATTCAGCGAGCATGCGGGACGGGAAGTTTCGGCGGGAGAGATCGTACGCTGCCCGATCGACATGGTTATCGGCAACGACATAACCACACCCATTTCGATAAGAGCGTTCGAAGAGAGCGGGGCTACGAAGCTGGCCAATCCCGACGGCTTTTCGATCGTGATGGACCACTTCATACCGGCAAAGGATATCGCCAGCGCCAACCAGGCCAAGATAAGCCGCGAATTTGCATACAAGCATGATCTGAAGCACTTCTTCGACGAGAAGGATATGGGTATCGAGCACGCCCTTCTGCCTGAGAAGGGCCTTGTGGTTCCCGGAGATGTCATCATAGGCGCCGACAGCCACACCTGTACACACGGCGCACTCGGAGCCTTCAGTACCGGTATGGGCTCTACAGATCTGGCCTTCGCGATGATAACGGGCGGAAACTGGTTCAAGGTACCAGAAACGATCAAGGTCGTATTCAGCGGAAAGCCGGGCGAGCACATCTACGGGAAAGATCTCATCCTCGAGCTTATACGCATGATAGGGGTCGACGGTGCACTCTACAAAGCGCTCGAGTTTACCGGCGACACAATAGAATACCTCGGAATGGATGACCGCTTCAGCCTCTGCAACATGGCGATAGAAGCCGGTGCGAAGAGCGGCATCATCGCATGCGATGATATAACCAAAGAGTTTCTTGCCGACAAAGATCTTGCCAGAGAGCCGAAATTCCACTACTCCGACCCCGGCGCGAACTACTGCCGTGTGGTCGAAATCGATGTTTCGAAGCTCGAGCCCGTCATCGCCTACCCCCATCTTCCGAGCAACGGCAAGCCGATTTCGCAGGCGGTGGCGGACGACCTGAAGGTAGACCAGGTTTTCATAGGAAGCTGCACCAACGGGCGCCTCAGCGACATAAAGATAGCGGCCGAGATCGTCAAAGGCAAGAGGGTGGCCCGCCATACGAGAATGATAGTAACCCCCGCGACCCAGAAGATTCTAAAAGCGGCGGAGAAGGCCGGCTACATCGATATCCTGATAGATGCCGGAGCGGTCGTGTCGAATCCGACATGCGGAGCGTGTCTGGGCGGCTACATGGGGATTCTCGGAGACAATGAACGCTGTATCAGTACAACCAACAGAAACTTCGTAGGCCGAATGGGCGCAAGAAGCAGCGAGATATATCTCGCAAACTCCGCCGTCGCCGCCGCATCGGCAATAGCGGGTAAAATCACGGACCCCAGAACATTGGAGTAG
- a CDS encoding LysR family transcriptional regulator YeiE — MKISIRQMEIFLEVAQVGHLTKVAEKLGLSQSAVSMSIKELENIIGYKLFDRINKKLALNEKGRAFAEAIAPLVSKLEDIEEEFKNDENSGELLIGVSTTIADYLIPPIICDYMKSYPNVRIKLKVGNTRDIVRMIEAGSVDIGFVEGNVESTAIKQEIVGLDELVVVTGNRNYAESEEEYYIDTLLDKPWILREEGSGTREVFLTHLGEMAAQVNLFLELGHPESIKNMLIQSKSCFSCLPRVSVMKELERKELYEVNIKKMKFERHFLLIYHKDKYKTTLLNKFIYFVRMQLGKILQR; from the coding sequence GTGAAGATTTCGATTCGCCAGATGGAGATATTCCTTGAGGTTGCGCAGGTCGGACACCTTACCAAGGTGGCCGAAAAACTGGGCCTCAGCCAGTCGGCGGTCTCCATGTCCATAAAAGAGCTCGAAAACATTATAGGATACAAACTTTTCGACAGAATAAACAAGAAACTCGCCCTCAATGAAAAGGGGCGCGCCTTTGCCGAGGCGATAGCCCCCCTCGTCTCCAAACTGGAGGATATTGAGGAGGAGTTCAAGAACGATGAAAACAGCGGTGAGCTCCTGATAGGAGTCAGCACAACCATAGCGGACTACCTGATTCCTCCCATCATCTGCGACTATATGAAGTCCTACCCGAACGTCAGGATAAAGCTGAAAGTGGGAAACACAAGGGATATAGTCCGGATGATCGAGGCGGGAAGCGTGGATATCGGATTCGTCGAAGGGAATGTGGAGTCTACGGCGATAAAGCAGGAGATAGTGGGACTGGATGAGCTTGTCGTGGTGACCGGAAACAGAAACTACGCCGAGAGTGAAGAGGAGTACTATATAGATACGCTGCTGGATAAACCGTGGATTCTGCGCGAGGAGGGGTCGGGGACGCGTGAAGTATTTCTGACCCATCTCGGGGAGATGGCGGCGCAGGTGAACCTCTTTCTGGAGCTAGGGCACCCGGAGTCGATAAAAAATATGCTGATTCAGAGCAAGAGCTGTTTCAGCTGCCTCCCCCGTGTAAGCGTGATGAAGGAGCTGGAGCGCAAAGAGCTTTACGAAGTGAATATAAAGAAGATGAAGTTCGAACGCCACTTCCTGCTAATCTACCACAAAGACAAGTATAAAACGACCCTTCTGAACAAGTTTATCTACTTCGTCAGAATGCAGCTAGGTAAAATTCTTCAGCGCTGA
- a CDS encoding L-alanine-DL-glutamate epimerase: MRVTGFRLSYVSIPLERAFVTALRRVTAAEAVRIELIGDNGRIGIGEAPPTKAVTGEGEKEIEETIERTILPEIVNRNFDSLSEALDVLHSCCDGRSSAKAAVDIALHNLFGGADYRAEGYIEVKSAVTISLGGAEEMARDAAEAVRRGCDVLKVKLGGLDGMDIRRIEAVRNSAPEAKLLADANQAWSEREALHIMESIAPFGIELVEQPLPASDLDGMRRVAAAGVLPVLADETVFTLEDAKRVMESAAADMINIKLMKCGGVSKAVEILKWCEANGVECMLGSMLETPVSIEAAVRVAACFRNCIRFIDLDSPLLYKRVPEDSAIRVENSVLKLETR, from the coding sequence ATGAGAGTAACAGGGTTCAGACTCTCATATGTTTCGATACCTCTTGAGAGAGCTTTCGTAACGGCACTCAGGCGTGTGACAGCTGCGGAGGCTGTGCGTATAGAGCTCATTGGCGACAACGGCCGCATCGGCATCGGCGAAGCTCCGCCGACGAAAGCTGTTACCGGAGAGGGAGAAAAAGAGATAGAAGAGACGATAGAGCGAACAATCCTCCCCGAAATCGTGAACCGCAACTTCGACTCTCTGAGCGAGGCGCTGGATGTCCTGCACTCCTGCTGCGATGGCCGCAGCAGCGCCAAAGCGGCGGTAGATATCGCTCTGCACAATCTCTTTGGCGGAGCCGACTACCGGGCGGAGGGCTATATAGAGGTGAAGAGCGCCGTTACGATCTCTCTGGGCGGAGCGGAAGAGATGGCCCGTGACGCGGCAGAAGCGGTGCGAAGAGGGTGTGACGTTTTGAAGGTGAAGCTCGGCGGTTTGGACGGAATGGACATAAGGCGCATCGAAGCTGTCCGCAACTCTGCGCCGGAGGCAAAGCTCCTTGCCGATGCCAATCAGGCGTGGAGCGAGCGGGAGGCGCTGCACATAATGGAGTCGATCGCCCCTTTCGGCATAGAGCTCGTCGAACAGCCGCTGCCCGCTTCGGATCTGGACGGCATGAGAAGGGTCGCTGCGGCGGGAGTTTTGCCGGTGCTGGCCGACGAGACTGTTTTTACACTCGAAGATGCAAAGAGAGTAATGGAGAGTGCCGCCGCAGATATGATAAACATAAAGCTCATGAAGTGCGGCGGAGTATCGAAGGCGGTGGAGATTCTGAAGTGGTGCGAGGCGAACGGAGTGGAGTGCATGTTGGGCTCCATGCTCGAAACACCCGTGTCGATAGAGGCCGCCGTGAGAGTGGCGGCCTGTTTTCGAAACTGCATCCGGTTCATAGACCTCGACAGTCCGCTGCTATATAAAAGAGTACCGGAGGACTCCGCTATAAGAGTGGAAAACTCTGTTTTGAAGCTTGAAACACGATAG
- a CDS encoding putative membrane protein YeiH, protein MAFSKENIRFTLNGILFVALFAIAAIQISQIGFIKHLAISPLIIGIVLGMFYANTLRNQLPKEWVPGIVFSAKQLLRLAIIFYGFRITFQQIMEVGAAGFTVSVVMLTTTLLLGSWAGMKLFKMDRDTSVLTAAGSSICGAAAVLATEPVLKAEAHKSAVAVGTVVLFGTVSMFLYPMLYKSGILGMDPEAYGIYVGGTVHEVAQVVAAGEAIGGCCRR, encoded by the coding sequence ATGGCCTTCTCCAAAGAGAATATCCGATTTACACTCAACGGCATACTTTTCGTCGCTCTTTTTGCGATCGCCGCAATACAGATTTCACAGATAGGCTTCATAAAGCATCTGGCCATAAGCCCGCTGATAATCGGTATCGTACTGGGAATGTTCTATGCCAATACACTGCGCAACCAACTCCCCAAAGAGTGGGTACCGGGCATCGTCTTTTCGGCAAAACAGCTTCTAAGGCTCGCCATCATATTTTACGGATTCCGAATAACCTTTCAACAGATCATGGAGGTAGGGGCGGCCGGCTTTACGGTATCTGTCGTTATGCTCACAACCACGTTGCTGCTGGGGAGCTGGGCGGGTATGAAGCTCTTCAAGATGGACAGAGACACTTCGGTTCTTACAGCAGCCGGCAGCTCCATATGCGGTGCGGCGGCGGTTCTGGCTACAGAGCCGGTTCTCAAAGCGGAAGCACACAAGAGCGCGGTTGCGGTAGGAACGGTCGTTCTTTTCGGTACAGTCTCGATGTTTCTCTACCCTATGCTCTACAAAAGCGGCATACTCGGGATGGACCCGGAAGCCTACGGGATATATGTAGGCGGGACAGTACACGAGGTTGCACAGGTCGTAGCGGCCGGAGAGGCCATAGGGGGGTGTTGCCGCCGATGA